The Struthio camelus isolate bStrCam1 chromosome 24, bStrCam1.hap1, whole genome shotgun sequence genome includes a window with the following:
- the ELF3 gene encoding ETS-related transcription factor Elf-3, with the protein MAGSCEISNIFSNYISAMYQPEEGQPTLDVLGHLGDDSTLGLSLPTSQPLADSTDKPEWFSELPYFWTKVQVLEWISYHVEKNKYDASSIDFSCCNMDGHALCHCTRDQMRLIFGPLGDELYDRLHEITSDELNWIIDLLEKEDVTSQETFLDTSHLELGNPCAKDSLEEMKFTNPFLSTDFSCLPGAMSPGSSDISGPVMSHSPNSQDSGGSDLDLDLDPAEAKLFPDDGFAGGKKGDSKHGKRKRGRPRKLSKESRDCLENRKSKHSPRGTHLWEFIRDILIHPELNEGLMKWEDRREGVFKFLRSEAVAQLWGQKKKNSSMTYEKLSRAMRYYYKREILERVDGRRLVYKFGKNSSGWKEEEVLNRNKEL; encoded by the exons ATGGCGGGATCTTGTGAGATCAGCAACATCTTCTCTAACTACATCAGCGCCATGTACCAGCCAGAGGAGGGGCAGCCGACCCTGGATGTGCTGGGACACCTTGGGGACGACAGCACCCTGGGGCTGAGCCTCCCCACCAGCCAGCCCCTGGCAGACAGCACAG ACAAGCCGGAGTGGTTCAGTGAGCTCCCATACTTCTGGACCAAGGTGCAGGTGCTGGAGTGGATCAGCTACCATGTGGAGAAGAACAAATATGATGCCAGCTCCATCGACTTCTCCTGCTGCAATATGGATGGGCATGCGCTCTGCCACTGCACAAGGGACCAGATGCGCCTCATCTTTGGGCCCCTGGGGGATGAGCTCTATGACCGCCTGCATGAGATCA CCTCTGATGAGCTGAATTGGATCATTGACTTGCTGGAGAAAGAGGATGTGACTTCCCAAGAGACATTCCTGGATACCAGCCACCTGG AGCTGGGAAATCCCTGTGCCAAGGACTCCCTGGAGGAGATGAAGTTCAcaaaccctttcctctccacagaTTTTAGCTGCTTGCCTGGTGCCATGTCACCAGGCAGCTCAGATATCTCAG GGCCTGTGATGTCCCATAGCCCCAACTCCCAGGACTCCGGTGGAAGTGACCTTGACCTTGACCTTGACCCTGCAGAAGCAAAGCTCTTCCCTGATG ATGGCTTTGCAGGGGGTAAGAAAGGGGACAGCAAACATGGCAAGCGGAAACGGGGACGGCCCCGAAAACTCAGCAAGGAGAGCAGAGACTGCCTGGAGAACCGGAAGAGCAAGCACT CCCCAAGAGGTACCCACCTGTGGGAGTTTATCCGGGACATCCTGATCCACCCTGAGCTGAATGAGGGGCTGATGAAGTGGGAGGACCGGCGGGAAGGTGTCTTCAAGTTCCTGCGCTCAGAGGCAGTGGCTCAGctctggggccagaagaagaagAATAGCAGCATGACCTATGAGAAGCTGAGCCGAGCCATGCG GTATTACTACAAACGGGAGATCCTGGAAAGAGTTGATGGGCGACGGCTCGTGTACAAATTCGGGAAGAACTCCAGCGGTtggaaagaggaggaggtgtTGAACAGGAACAAGGAGCTGTAA